One Pseudanabaena sp. BC1403 genomic window, TAGAATCGAAGCTGCCATCTGGTCATGTTCGGCTTGAGCTAGCATATCTGCCGCTACATAAGTAGGATTAGCACTAGCATCGGCAATAATTAAAACTTCAGATGGCCCTGCGATCGAGTCGATCCCTACCCTTCCAAATACCTGTTTCTTGGCAAGAGTGACATAGATATTCCCTGGGCCTGTGATCATATCGACCTTGGGGATAGTTTCAGTGCCATAAGCCAAAGCTGCGATCGCCTGCGCTCCACCCACACGATAAATTTCTTCTACCCCCGCCACCTGAGCTGCTACTAAAATCGCAGGATTGATCGTGCGTTCTTGTCCAGGCGGCGTAACCATCACAATCTTTTTCACGCCTGCTACTTTTGCAGGTACGGCATTCATCAAAACAGTACTTGGATAGGCTGCTTTTCCCCCAGGAATATAAATACCAGCCGAGTCAACAGGTGTATAGCGCTTGCCCAACACTACGTCTTTATCGCCAAAGTGCACCCAGCTCTGTGGTACACGCATTTTGTGAAATTCTTCGATACGCTGATGCGCTAATTCGATTGCTTTCAGCAGCCCGCCTTTGACTTGCTGATAAGCAGCATCAAGTTCTGATCCACTTACACGCAGTTCAGCCGCCGTAAAGTCTTGTCCGTCAAACTCAGAGGTGTAATGCAAAAGGGCGCTATCGCCTTTGCGTCTAATCGTTTGAATGATTTCGGTGACGGTGGCTTCTTTATGGATCATCTGATCGTCATAGATGCGATCGCAAATCCGCTTGATTTCGGATTCTGCTTCAGTTCTCTGGGTGACAATTCGTAGCATAGATTGTGACGTAAGAAGCGATGATTAATCCTAGCTTAACCTGTATTCCTGTAAGTTGTGGGGATAAGCGGCGTAAATTAATAATGAATTCAAAGCAACTAATATAAAACTTATGCAAGTAACTGATCGCTCACGTCCAATGCATGGGGGAAATCGTCAATGGGCGGCGAGTTTTGCTGGTATTGCGCCAGAACAAATTTTAGATTTTTCGGCAAGTATTAACCCGCTTGGCCCACCAAAGTCTGCGATCGCGGCGATTCAATCGCACTTAACTGAGCTTAATCATTATCCAGATCCTGAATACACATTACTCAGACAAGCTTTAGGAAAGTTTCACCAGCTATCGCCAGAATGGATTTTGGCAGGAAATGGTGTGGCGGAGCTATTAACTTGGGTGGGGCGCGATCTTTCGCAACTATCGGCAACAGTTCTATTTACGCCAGCTTTTACCGATTATTATCGCGCTCTCAAAACTTTTGATTGTCAAGTAGAAAAGCATCCAATTCTATTTAATAATCAAGATTTAAATTTACAGGTAGAACTCCCACAAATCATCAATTCCCATACAAAAGGAATATTAATCAATAATCCCCACAATCCTACTGGGTATTTATTTTCTAGGGATAGTCTTTTACCTTATCTAGAACAATTTGCTCTAGTAGTAATTGATGAAGCTTTTATGGATTTCCTTTCTCCAGAACAGCAGCAAAGTTTAATTGATTTAGTTCCATTGCATCCGAATTTAGTGATTTTGCGATCACTAACTAAATTTTATAGCTTGCCAGGGTTACGACTTGGCTATGCGATCACTCATCCAGATCGTTTACAGCGCTGGCAAGCATGGCGCGATCCTTGGTGTGTAAATGCTTTGGCGGTAGCAGCAGGAATTGCTGTACTTGAAGATCATGAATTTCAACAGCAAACATGGACTTGGCTAGCAGTCGCAAGATCTCAACTATTTACAGGTTTATCGCAAATAACTGGTTTAAATCCCTTACCCAATGCTGCCAATTATCTATTAGTAAAAACAGAAATTGCAGGTTCCATTTTACAAAAGGAGCTATTGCAAAATGAGCAAATTCTCATTCGTGATTGTCTGAGTTTTCCTGAATTAGGCGATCGCTATTTTCGAGTTGCTATACGCCTAGAAATCGAAAACAAGCGATTAATAGAATCACTAAGTTGTCTATCCTGTAAAATCAAGTAACCGAAATATTGTCAAAGTAGGGGCTATTCATGAATTGCCCCTACGGTAGAATGAGACTAAGGATTTAGGTATATATTTCAGCTCAGCTTGGATCGCCCACGAAGGAATGCTTGCTGCTGTGGCTT contains:
- the hisD gene encoding histidinol dehydrogenase; this translates as MLRIVTQRTEAESEIKRICDRIYDDQMIHKEATVTEIIQTIRRKGDSALLHYTSEFDGQDFTAAELRVSGSELDAAYQQVKGGLLKAIELAHQRIEEFHKMRVPQSWVHFGDKDVVLGKRYTPVDSAGIYIPGGKAAYPSTVLMNAVPAKVAGVKKIVMVTPPGQERTINPAILVAAQVAGVEEIYRVGGAQAIAALAYGTETIPKVDMITGPGNIYVTLAKKQVFGRVGIDSIAGPSEVLIIADASANPTYVAADMLAQAEHDQMAASILLTNDSRLANRVCEEVNRMLESHPRRLMTEKAIAHYGLIVVVDSLKTAAELSNQFAPEHLELEVEEPWQLVDQIRHAGAIFIGHATPEAVGDYLAGPNHTLPTCGGARYSSALGVETFLKHSSLIQYSPEALKEVSGAIALLTEAEGLPSHGDSVRLRLQDL
- the cobD gene encoding threonine-phosphate decarboxylase CobD, coding for MQVTDRSRPMHGGNRQWAASFAGIAPEQILDFSASINPLGPPKSAIAAIQSHLTELNHYPDPEYTLLRQALGKFHQLSPEWILAGNGVAELLTWVGRDLSQLSATVLFTPAFTDYYRALKTFDCQVEKHPILFNNQDLNLQVELPQIINSHTKGILINNPHNPTGYLFSRDSLLPYLEQFALVVIDEAFMDFLSPEQQQSLIDLVPLHPNLVILRSLTKFYSLPGLRLGYAITHPDRLQRWQAWRDPWCVNALAVAAGIAVLEDHEFQQQTWTWLAVARSQLFTGLSQITGLNPLPNAANYLLVKTEIAGSILQKELLQNEQILIRDCLSFPELGDRYFRVAIRLEIENKRLIESLSCLSCKIK